In one window of Haemophilus parainfluenzae DNA:
- a CDS encoding DMT family transporter has translation MNPWTLLAISICLEIVATNLLKVSDGFTKLLPTIGSLTLYAISFYFVSLVFRTLSVGLVYAIWSGVGIVLTAIVAYFAFGQKIDTAGLIGMALIISGVLVINLFSQTGH, from the coding sequence ATGAATCCTTGGACATTACTCGCTATTTCGATTTGCCTTGAAATTGTGGCAACGAATTTATTAAAAGTCAGCGATGGCTTTACCAAACTTTTACCTACAATAGGTTCATTAACCTTATATGCCATTTCGTTTTATTTTGTCTCTCTTGTGTTTCGTACGCTTTCCGTGGGCTTGGTTTACGCCATTTGGTCGGGAGTTGGCATTGTTTTGACGGCGATTGTGGCGTATTTCGCTTTTGGTCAGAAAATTGATACCGCTGGGCTGATTGGTATGGCATTGATTATCAGTGGTGTTTTAGTGATTAACTTGTTTTCTCAAACGGGACATTAA
- a CDS encoding sulfatase-like hydrolase/transferase, with translation MNIIYILLDQVRKDMLGAYGHQIVKTPNIDRLAKDGVRFNNAFTPASVCGPARTSLFTGLMPSTHGIIRNGEKGGTGEVSEAAPNIGKLDGYNTYVVGKWHVGTKSVPEDYGIKGHNFDGYGYPGSGVYKNLVFNQPPTHSNRYKEWLDEKGYEIPEVSRAYFGDNPHLRVQELCGLLSGTKEQTIPYFIIDEAKNYISQSLTENKPFFTWINFWGPHTPCIVPEPYYSMYRKEDVVLDESFFKPLEGKPGHYRTISKMWGMWEASEDHWKEVITKFWGYITLIDDAIGELFAFLENKGIYDRTFIVATADHGDAMGAHRMIEKGEFMFDTTYNIPMIIKDPNSNRVNQQDDNLVYLHDLTSTVYDLANQPIPSAFEGESILPIVRQHQDNQRKGILAQLAGHFVYFEQRMWHRKDYKLVFNASDICELYDVKNDPAEMHNLFYKPEYEAVKKEMLEEMRQEMKRLNDPLENWVYRIIHEV, from the coding sequence ATGAACATTATCTATATTTTACTCGACCAAGTGCGTAAAGATATGCTGGGTGCTTATGGTCACCAGATCGTTAAAACCCCGAATATCGATCGTCTAGCTAAAGATGGGGTGCGTTTTAATAATGCTTTTACACCAGCTTCCGTTTGTGGACCTGCACGGACATCACTCTTTACTGGTTTAATGCCATCCACACATGGCATCATTCGTAATGGTGAAAAAGGCGGTACAGGTGAAGTGAGTGAAGCGGCACCAAATATCGGTAAACTAGATGGCTATAACACCTATGTCGTAGGAAAATGGCACGTTGGGACAAAATCCGTACCAGAAGATTACGGCATTAAAGGGCATAACTTTGATGGTTATGGTTATCCAGGCAGCGGTGTGTATAAAAATTTAGTGTTCAACCAACCGCCAACACATTCTAATCGTTATAAAGAATGGTTAGATGAAAAAGGTTATGAGATCCCTGAAGTGAGTCGTGCTTATTTTGGTGATAACCCACATTTACGGGTGCAAGAGCTTTGTGGGTTACTTTCAGGCACAAAAGAACAAACCATCCCATATTTCATTATTGATGAGGCAAAAAACTATATCAGCCAATCGCTCACTGAAAATAAACCGTTCTTTACATGGATTAATTTCTGGGGACCGCATACGCCTTGTATCGTGCCGGAACCTTATTATTCCATGTATCGAAAAGAAGATGTGGTACTAGATGAAAGTTTCTTCAAACCACTAGAAGGCAAACCAGGACACTATCGTACTATCTCTAAAATGTGGGGAATGTGGGAAGCGAGTGAAGATCATTGGAAAGAAGTCATCACAAAATTCTGGGGTTATATCACCTTGATTGATGATGCAATTGGCGAGTTGTTTGCTTTCTTAGAAAACAAAGGCATTTATGACCGCACTTTTATTGTGGCAACCGCTGATCATGGGGATGCGATGGGCGCTCATCGAATGATTGAGAAAGGGGAGTTCATGTTTGATACCACCTACAACATTCCGATGATTATCAAAGACCCGAATTCAAATCGTGTTAATCAACAAGATGATAATCTTGTCTATCTCCATGATTTAACCTCTACCGTTTATGATTTGGCTAATCAGCCGATTCCTTCTGCCTTTGAAGGGGAAAGTATTTTACCGATCGTTCGTCAACATCAAGATAATCAACGAAAAGGGATATTGGCACAGTTAGCGGGACATTTTGTTTACTTTGAACAACGCATGTGGCACCGTAAAGACTATAAATTGGTGTTTAATGCTTCGGATATTTGTGAGCTTTATGACGTAAAAAATGATCCGGCTGAAATGCATAATTTGTTCTATAAGCCAGAATATGAAGCAGTTAAAAAAGAGATGCTAGAAGAAATGCGTCAAGAAATGAAACGCTTAAATGATCCGCTAGAAAACTGGGTATATCGAATTATTCACGAAGTATAA
- a CDS encoding solute:sodium symporter family transporter produces the protein MLLTVSSFLIVTALVAYVSWLRTKNDDLTTSKGYFLAGRGLSGIVIGCSMVLTSLSTEQLIGVNAVSYQNNFSVIAWTVPTVIPLCFLALYMLPKYLRNGYTTIPEFFENRFDRQTRLIMSGLFLVFYLLIVIPTALYTGAIAFNKIFNLETIFGLNYAQAIVYTVIAIGVVGAIYAIFGGLKAVAVSDTINAVILVIGALLVPVFALLYLGNGSISEGFHIITTTHVEKWNAIGSATDSTPWPTIFTGIMVVHFFYWTTNQAIVQRCLGAKDLASGQKGILIAALFLLTLPIILNLPGLLSFHILGEGLNPIDTSYPLLVNKVMPTALQGFFIAALFGAILSTFNSFLNSAATIYCKDLLPSISKKQRTDQELIVYAKKVSTIMAIVTMIIGPLLMFGTDGIFLITKRFAGFVNIPIVALFAVGLFNKTVSGLAARIALLVHVVLYFSIVWVFNVKINFVYVMGGLFVFDVVFMLILGQFLKREPYVENTVNKGDVDLTNWKYIKVTSVSLILGLIALYAFLSPVGIASSDGNPMLVLEVYAVLQLIVLIVFRPKNEKSEH, from the coding sequence ATGCTATTAACGGTTTCGAGTTTTCTCATCGTAACGGCTTTAGTGGCTTATGTTTCATGGCTACGTACTAAAAACGATGATTTAACCACCTCGAAAGGTTATTTCTTAGCGGGACGAGGATTAAGCGGTATTGTGATTGGTTGCTCAATGGTGTTGACCTCTCTTTCAACAGAGCAATTGATTGGCGTGAATGCTGTTTCTTATCAAAACAACTTTTCTGTTATTGCGTGGACAGTGCCAACGGTGATTCCGCTTTGTTTCTTGGCACTTTATATGTTGCCGAAATATTTGCGTAACGGTTATACCACCATTCCTGAATTCTTTGAAAATCGTTTTGATCGACAAACACGTTTGATTATGTCTGGATTATTCTTAGTCTTCTATCTTTTAATCGTTATTCCGACCGCACTTTATACTGGGGCGATTGCATTTAATAAAATTTTCAATCTAGAAACTATCTTCGGATTAAATTATGCGCAAGCGATTGTCTATACTGTGATTGCTATCGGTGTAGTTGGTGCGATTTATGCGATTTTTGGTGGGTTAAAAGCGGTAGCCGTTTCCGACACCATCAATGCCGTAATCTTAGTGATTGGTGCATTGCTCGTGCCTGTATTTGCATTGCTTTATTTAGGTAATGGCAGCATTTCAGAAGGGTTTCATATAATTACCACCACTCACGTTGAAAAATGGAACGCAATCGGTAGTGCAACAGACTCTACCCCTTGGCCAACAATCTTTACCGGTATTATGGTTGTTCACTTCTTCTATTGGACAACTAACCAAGCTATCGTACAACGTTGTTTGGGGGCGAAGGATTTAGCATCCGGTCAAAAAGGGATTTTAATTGCAGCACTTTTCCTGCTCACATTACCTATTATTCTTAATTTACCGGGTTTATTGAGTTTCCATATTCTAGGTGAAGGCTTAAATCCAATTGATACATCTTATCCATTATTGGTTAATAAAGTGATGCCGACTGCATTACAAGGCTTCTTTATTGCGGCACTTTTCGGCGCAATTTTAAGTACCTTTAACTCATTCTTAAACTCTGCAGCGACCATTTATTGTAAAGACTTACTACCATCTATCAGTAAAAAACAACGTACCGATCAAGAATTGATCGTCTATGCGAAAAAAGTCTCTACTATTATGGCGATTGTGACCATGATTATTGGCCCACTTTTGATGTTCGGTACAGATGGTATTTTCTTAATCACTAAACGCTTTGCTGGTTTTGTGAATATTCCAATCGTGGCGTTATTTGCTGTGGGTTTGTTCAATAAAACTGTTTCAGGTTTAGCGGCACGTATTGCTTTACTTGTACACGTAGTACTTTATTTCAGTATTGTTTGGGTGTTCAATGTGAAAATTAATTTCGTGTATGTCATGGGCGGATTATTCGTATTTGATGTTGTCTTCATGTTGATTCTAGGTCAATTCTTAAAACGTGAGCCTTATGTGGAAAATACCGTCAATAAAGGCGACGTGGACTTAACCAATTGGAAATATATTAAAGTGACGTCTGTTTCATTGATTCTTGGTTTAATTGCGCTTTATGCTTTCTTATCACCAGTGGGTATTGCTTCATCAGATGGCAATCCAATGTTAGTGTTGGAAGTGTATGCGGTATTACAACTCATTGTGTTGATTGTCTTTAGACCAAAAAATGAAAAATCAGAACATTAA
- a CDS encoding anaerobic sulfatase maturase, whose product MSVFPPQAHFHLMAKPSSFHCNIQCEYCFYLEKSEQFGQHAPFMSKDTLKHYIKNYIQSHAGNVVEFAWQGGEPTLLGLDFYRQAVEYQQEFAQGKQITNAFQTNGIALNQQWAAFFKQHHFLIGLSIDGLSAVHNRYRISGNGNPTFEKVVKALNLLQEYGVEFNTLTVINDQNWQKGRETYLALKQLGSTYIQFIPIVERHAQTQFVTDFSVPSEGYGQFLVDVFHEWYEHDVGKIYVSQFDNLLGQWLGYPSTTCVHQLTCGQSLITEANGDVYTCDHFVYPEYKVGNLTQQPLTEIVFSSKQQQFGLEKSQKLTALCRHCEFRKLCYGGCPKHRFVSLENEPNPHNYLCASYRYFFEQTAPYMQAMARQIRLHPSAA is encoded by the coding sequence ATGTCTGTTTTTCCACCACAAGCTCATTTTCACTTAATGGCGAAACCAAGCAGTTTTCACTGTAACATTCAGTGTGAATATTGCTTCTATTTGGAAAAATCAGAACAGTTTGGGCAACATGCGCCTTTTATGTCGAAAGACACCTTAAAACATTACATCAAAAACTATATTCAATCGCATGCAGGCAATGTGGTTGAATTTGCTTGGCAAGGTGGTGAACCCACTCTTTTAGGCTTAGATTTTTATCGACAAGCCGTTGAATATCAGCAGGAATTTGCTCAAGGTAAACAGATCACAAACGCCTTTCAAACCAATGGTATCGCACTTAATCAGCAATGGGCTGCATTTTTCAAACAGCATCATTTTCTCATTGGGCTTTCTATTGACGGTTTAAGTGCCGTGCATAATCGTTATCGTATTTCGGGTAATGGCAATCCTACTTTTGAAAAAGTCGTAAAGGCATTAAATCTGCTTCAAGAATATGGCGTGGAATTTAACACCCTTACAGTCATTAATGATCAAAATTGGCAAAAAGGAAGAGAAACTTATTTAGCACTCAAACAGCTTGGTTCGACTTATATACAGTTTATTCCTATTGTCGAACGTCATGCACAAACACAATTTGTCACTGATTTTTCAGTGCCATCAGAAGGTTATGGGCAATTTCTTGTGGATGTCTTTCATGAATGGTATGAGCATGATGTAGGAAAAATTTATGTGTCTCAGTTTGATAATCTACTTGGACAATGGCTTGGTTATCCTTCTACAACCTGTGTTCATCAACTTACTTGCGGGCAATCGCTTATCACGGAAGCCAATGGCGATGTGTATACTTGCGATCATTTTGTGTATCCCGAATACAAGGTCGGCAATTTAACTCAGCAACCTTTAACAGAGATTGTGTTTTCCAGTAAACAACAGCAATTCGGTTTAGAAAAATCACAAAAATTGACTGCACTTTGCCGTCATTGTGAGTTTCGTAAACTCTGTTATGGCGGTTGCCCGAAACATCGTTTTGTTTCTCTCGAAAATGAACCTAATCCACATAATTATTTATGTGCCTCTTACCGTTATTTCTTTGAACAAACGGCGCCTTATATGCAAGCCATGGCTCGCCAAATTCGGTTACATCCATCAGCCGCTTAA
- a CDS encoding Crp/Fnr family transcriptional regulator, with the protein MENCSIKPTELSHCQLTELHHLPKGSFLYQQGEAAHEFYYVQAGLIGLFHTLENGKESLVRLYSKGDYFGFRTLFSMMDKHYHCNAKVLIDAEITRIKPNVVSEFFTHNMVMSQCLLQILADELREAEERLAKSAYLRTLDRVMDSLYFLKQNFPDYNWTYREIAEYAGCETETAIRIAKELKQNGAFDRISGHK; encoded by the coding sequence ATGGAAAATTGCTCAATCAAGCCTACTGAGTTATCACATTGTCAGCTCACCGAGTTACATCACTTGCCGAAAGGTTCCTTCTTGTATCAACAAGGTGAGGCGGCACATGAGTTTTATTATGTGCAAGCAGGTTTGATTGGCTTATTTCATACCCTTGAAAATGGCAAGGAAAGCTTGGTGCGGTTATATTCCAAAGGGGATTATTTTGGTTTCCGAACCTTATTCTCCATGATGGATAAACACTATCATTGCAATGCGAAAGTTTTAATTGATGCAGAGATTACTCGCATCAAACCCAATGTAGTGAGCGAATTTTTTACGCATAATATGGTGATGAGTCAATGTTTACTGCAGATCTTGGCAGATGAACTACGCGAAGCCGAAGAGCGTTTAGCAAAAAGTGCCTATTTGCGCACCTTAGATCGTGTGATGGATAGTTTATATTTTCTCAAACAAAACTTTCCTGATTATAATTGGACGTATCGCGAAATTGCGGAATATGCTGGCTGTGAAACCGAAACAGCTATTCGTATTGCGAAAGAACTCAAACAAAACGGGGCATTTGATCGAATATCAGGTCATAAATAA
- a CDS encoding sulfite exporter TauE/SafE family protein, with product MSLQLILILILCGVMTNIMSAIFGIGGGVLMVPILYTLFPQFPLQMIAATSLTIVMGSSFINLIYFYKQKVSINYKAMLIWSVGMIIGVQLGFELSFYVPDIAIISVFVITLSLLAIRTIFSKENAMNQQTTADETIKGMGLSTFGGFIAGMTGIGGGSIMAPLIGQLKSVKAHQIAPYTNAMMFIGGLGSLYGYLSKSSPYHFGWQIGYVNLSIVIIVVLSAFVTGFFSIKIRGKLSPHLVKKLLGIILLMISAYMLLTYFIT from the coding sequence ATGAGCTTACAGTTAATTCTTATTTTGATTTTATGTGGTGTCATGACGAATATCATGTCAGCCATCTTTGGTATTGGTGGCGGTGTATTGATGGTGCCTATTCTCTATACCTTATTCCCACAATTTCCTTTGCAAATGATTGCTGCAACATCGTTGACGATTGTAATGGGATCATCCTTTATTAACTTGATTTATTTCTATAAACAAAAAGTATCAATTAATTACAAAGCGATGCTCATTTGGTCTGTTGGCATGATTATTGGTGTGCAGCTAGGATTCGAATTAAGTTTTTACGTGCCTGATATTGCCATCATCAGTGTATTTGTTATCACCCTTTCGCTATTAGCGATTCGTACTATTTTTAGTAAAGAAAATGCAATGAATCAGCAAACAACAGCTGATGAAACCATAAAAGGAATGGGCCTTTCGACTTTTGGGGGATTTATTGCCGGTATGACGGGTATTGGAGGAGGATCAATCATGGCACCTTTAATTGGTCAGCTAAAATCCGTTAAAGCCCATCAAATTGCCCCTTATACCAATGCAATGATGTTTATTGGTGGATTAGGCAGCCTTTATGGCTATCTTTCAAAAAGCTCACCTTATCACTTTGGTTGGCAAATCGGTTACGTTAATCTTTCGATCGTGATTATTGTTGTACTAAGTGCTTTTGTAACTGGATTTTTCTCAATCAAAATTCGAGGTAAATTATCACCGCACTTAGTCAAAAAACTATTAGGCATTATTTTATTGATGATCAGTGCTTATATGTTACTTACTTATTTTATTACATAA